The segment AATCGCCAAAGGCAGGATAGCCTTCGGTTTGGGTGTTAAGCGCAAGTGTAAGCCAGGATGCCGGGATCAGCTGCGTTCCTTCCCACTCTCCATGCTGGAGGCAGCACTGTCCGAATTTAGCCATGTCCCGAGAGGTCAGATAGAGGCCGACGTGACCCATGCTATGCCCTTCCGGGCTGGGCGCCCAGGCGGAGTGGTGAATATCCAGCGGACCGAACAGCCTGTCGGCGGCAAAAGCGTAGGCATCCTGTCCGGACCCCTCGCTGATCGCAACCGAGAGCAGATGGGAGTCCGTGCTCCGGTATTGGAAGCTGCCTATGCGCTCTTCATCTATAGGCAGCGAAAGTGCAAAGGAGGCCCAGCGCCGGTTACGGTGAAATTGGTGAATGAGCGGCTCACCCAGCTTGTTGCCGGTTTTCCACCGAAAGCCTGCAGTCATGCTCAGCAGATGATGAAAGCTCACGCTGGACAGGAGGCGGTGACCGGGCCTGTTCATATGCTTGCCCAGTACGAAGAGCACCGACGTATCCAGAGGCGGGAGAAGCTTCTCTTCAAGTGCGATGCCGAACAGGATGGAAGTGAAGCTCTTGGTAGCAGACCTGAGATCGTTCAGTGCTCCGGCATGATGTCCGTTATAGTACTGCTCATAGACCAGCTTTCCGTGACGGAGCACGAGAAAGCTTTTCATTTTGGGATAGCGCCTGTCGATCTGCAGATGTGCCTGTTCCAGCAAAGACGGCTCGCACCCTTGGTCCTCTGGAGTAGCAGTGGGCAGGCTGGAATAGCTTTGTACAGGTGCAGAC is part of the Paenibacillus algicola genome and harbors:
- a CDS encoding serine hydrolase domain-containing protein → MPKTPAVSILSAPVQSYSSLPTATPEDQGCEPSLLEQAHLQIDRRYPKMKSFLVLRHGKLVYEQYYNGHHAGALNDLRSATKSFTSILFGIALEEKLLPPLDTSVLFVLGKHMNRPGHRLLSSVSFHHLLSMTAGFRWKTGNKLGEPLIHQFHRNRRWASFALSLPIDEERIGSFQYRSTDSHLLSVAISEGSGQDAYAFAADRLFGPLDIHHSAWAPSPEGHSMGHVGLYLTSRDMAKFGQCCLQHGEWEGTQLIPASWLTLALNTQTEGYPAFGDYGYQWWSGKINGQPYSLAHGHGGQQIYLFPGLDAVVVFTQDSHVSRWKNPRRLLEQYVLQSMGAG